One window from the genome of Epinephelus fuscoguttatus linkage group LG3, E.fuscoguttatus.final_Chr_v1 encodes:
- the LOC125883540 gene encoding epidermal growth factor-like protein 6, with product MPFASPGSDLPPARLRRSAEDALEYTGGRARPGLCSYGQTTSCCLRWRNVNGICQPVCKKPCVNGKCVGPDKCLCSTGYKGPQCDEDVNECGFLERPCSQRCMNTHGSYRCYCEPGYTLSADGYTCTREAACFSLRCQFGCQMERGGAVRCLCPPGLHLAADNKTCEGNAPSETPLSLSLR from the exons CCTCCGCAGGTCAGCGGAGGATGCGCTGGAGTACACTGGGGGTCGAGCACGGCCAGGACTCTGCAGCTATGGTCAAACTACTTCCTGTTGTTTGAGATGGAGGAATGTTAATGGCATTTGTCAGC ctgtgtgcaAGAAGCCCTGTGTTAATGGAAAATGTGTGGGACCAGACAAGTGTTTATGCTCCACGGGGTATAAAGGCCCTCAGTGTGATGAAG ATGTAAACGAGTGCGGTTTCCTGGAGAGACCATGTTCCCAGCGCTGCATGAATACACACGGTAGCTATCGCTGTTACTGTGAACCTGGATACACACTCAGTGCAGATGGATACACCTGCACCA GAGAGGCCGCATGTTTCTCCCTGCGCTGCCAGTTTGGTTGCCagatggagagagggggagCGGTGCGCTGTCTGTGTCCCCCCGGCCTCCACCTGGCCGCTGACAACAAGACCTGTGAAGGTAATGCTCCCTCAGAAACACCCCTCAGCCTATCGCTGCGGTGA
- the LOC125885978 gene encoding nephronectin-like, with protein sequence MGTVQGSVQCRDKDECLMGSHRCSRHAQCVNTDGSYTCQCLEDYFGNGHTCWPRRAPQSKAAMYFNYKLSKRTKPIQPSS encoded by the exons ATGGGGACAGTCCAGGGCTCGGTGCAGTGTCGAG ATAAGGACGAATGTTTAATGGGGTCTCACCGGTGCAGCCGCCATGCTCAGTGTGTCAACACAGATGGTTCCTACACCTGTCAGTGTTTGGAGGACTACTTCGGCAACGGACACACCTGCTGGCCCAGGAGAGCCCCACAGTCCAAGGCTGCCATGTACTTCAACTACAAACTCTCCAAAAGAACCAAACCCATACAACCTTCATCTTAG